The proteins below come from a single Zea mays cultivar B73 chromosome 8, Zm-B73-REFERENCE-NAM-5.0, whole genome shotgun sequence genomic window:
- the LOC100383225 gene encoding uncharacterized protein isoform X1 → MLACVCMSCTSMQLDGEAASLCGGTAAASYAGLRDGNHSFTACASTTSASNSSSSPSPTPTCATYAWDVDTVPPTASVSAGPAFTSASSTVSALVSFSEPCPGRGGFVCNATYCNLIVYGSGSVDPSTLQVLSPGLRYSVAVAISPDAEYGRLVLVMGRGFCTDAAGHPFTRTPNSTFTLRFDRRSDSMNITATVAEKMVQIQGVTRLVQASNEEEGLRIYLAFAQPVLNSSEQILRALTATDAVAVHLTPTNRSTLGNRRFGYVVKKMSDAAAIVSVACDTSSIISRQGTPVVPAEPFTFLYDTQRPWVKLGTSTRRTSSRDILVLIKFAKPVFNFSSSAVQVSGGNVLSFHEASKSIYTLQIQAVGQLVSVQVAENAAMDVAGNPNLASDRLQVRHYSVPASSSWIAAITTVVFLTTAAVAALLTVSTSSLVAAGAVSRPSSYMISEPSRNVLRMACHIQIFALSRWLSANLPIEYYEFAKGVEWSIPYMRLPWEGPAADPYLGYSTMPAIAYSESELLDRSAVGGAANISSYRPRAQQGQPVTPAQIIPSDPVFPTEIPEDGKPTPPVQTPGGDATPPVMPVQTPLPLDGMPLTAMEYRSFFENPDMKPEAQIIMKLQDLDGWKYFGRNMFWLGVIGGGLILLHLLTLLYFKLRYRDRERRRHGYAALLLPRLEIMVVVLAMPCVAQAAAALIRGGTTCGLVVGIVLTAVLTSVLVALLLFLSLGITMGKLLQYREVHHEEGQEEYHWYQDLARRTLGAGKRGQWTWKDPRRAACLPRLGPLFEDLRGPPKYTRGGGGGKRRAEGGGPERRVIASEDENEGSRAPLVQQLLGVLRIYLTLLESVKRVAVGIVAGAHASSGRSSRAHAVAVLSVASFQLLFMLLGKPFVKKRVQLVETLSVASEVAVFAACLALIDRTASSGGWLPDGEARGVGLAMLGAFVLGFAAQVCNEWNALYRQARLLSADRSSFLDGAKTAGLGLLVLVLPSSALGDHRDPPPPDGGGGAGESVSASTAADGGRGGSSNNERWWLGQLWEMAKASFSKESNA, encoded by the exons ATGCTTGCTTGTGTTTGCATGTCATGTACGTCCATGCAGTTGGACGGCGAGGCAGCGTCGCTCTGCGgtgggacggcggcggcgagctaTGCGGGGCTCAGGGACGGCAACCACAGCTTCACGGCGTGCGCGAGCACGACGTCAGCTTCGAACTCGTCGTCCAGCCCcagccccacccccacctgcgccACCTACGCTTGGGATGTTG ACACTGTCCCCCCGACGGCGTCCGTGTCGGCGGGGCCGGCGTTCACGAGCGCGTCCTCCACCGTGTCGGCGCTCGTCTCCTTCTCCGAGCCCTGCCCCGGCCGCGGTGGATTCGTCTGCAACGCCACCTACTGCAAT CTCATCGTGTACGGCTCCGGCAGTGTGGATCCGTCGACGCTCCAGGTGCTGAGCCCCGGCCTGCGCTACTCCGTGGCCGTCGCCATCTCGCCGGACGCCGAGTACGGCCGCCTCGTCCTCGTCATGGGCAGGGGCTTCTGCACGGACGCCGCCGGACACCCGTTCACCAGGACGCCCAACTCCACTTTCACCCTGCGCTTCG ATCGAAGGAGCGACTCCATGAACATCACCGCCACCGTTGCCGAGAAGATGGTGCAGATACAGGGCGTCACCAGGCTGGTTCAGGCCAGCAACGAGGAAGAGGGCCTGAGGATATACCTGGCCTTCGCCCAGCCGGTGCTCAACTCGTCGGAGCAGATCCTGCGCGCGCTTACAGCGACTGACGCCGTCGCCGTGCACCTCACACCCACCAACAGAAGCACCCTCGGCAACCGCCGCTTCGGCTACGTT GTGAAGAAGATGTCTGACGCCGCCGCCATTGTGAGCGTTGCCTGCGACACAAGCTCTATTATCAGCAGGCAAGGGACTCCGGTGGTTCCAGCAGAGCCATTCACGTTTCTTTATG ATACACAGAGACCTTGGGTTAAGCTCGGCACATCGACTCGGCGGACCAGCTCACGCGACATCCTCGTCCTCATCAAGTTTGCAAAGCCTGTGTTCAACTTCAGCTCCTCGGCAGTGCAGGTGTCTGGGGGCAATGTGTTGAG CTTTCATGAAGCCAGTAAGAGCATATACACGCTGCAGATACAGGCCGTCGGTCAGCTGGTATCGGTTCAGGTAGCTGAGAACGCGGCCATGGACGTCGCCGGGAACCCCAACCTAGCATCAGACCGTCTTCAAGTCAGGCACT ATTCTGTGCCCGCGTCATCTTCTTGGATCGCGGCGATCACCACCGTCGTATTTCTGACAACTGCTGCCGTTGCCGCGCTCCTCACCGTCTCCACGTCGTCTCTCGTCGCTGCCGGAGCTGTCTCGAGGCCCTCTTCCTACATGATCTCGGAGCCATCAAGAAATGTGCTG AGGATGGCGTGCCACATCCAAATCTTTGCTCTGTCAAGATGGCTGTCGGCCAACCTGCCGATCGAGTACTACGAGTTCGCAAAGGGGGTAGAGTGGAGCATACCCTACATGCGTCTTCCATGGGAAGGCCCAGCCGCAGATCCGTACCTGGGGTACTCCACGATGCCTGCCATCGCGTACTCGGAGTCGGAGCTGCTCGACAGGAGCGCCGTCGGCGGCGCTGCAAACATCTCCTCCTATCGTCCTCGAGCACAGCAAGGTCAGCCGGTGACGCCAGCGCAGATCATCCCGTCGGATCCGGTATTCCCGACGGAGATCCCTGAAGATGGGAAACCCACACCGCCGGTGCAAACTCCGGGAGGAGACGCCACGCCGCCGGTGATGCCAGTGCAGACCCCGTTGCCGTTGGACGGGATGCCGCTGACGGCAATGGAGTACCGTTCCTTCTTCGAG AACCCGGACATGAAGCCTGAGGCACAAATCATCATGAAGCTACAAGATTTGGATGG GTGGAAGTACTTCGGCAGGAACATGTTCTGGCTGGGTGTCATCGGCGGCGGCCTCATCCTCCTGCacctcctcaccctcctctacttCAAGCTGAGGTACAGAGACAGGGAGCGGCGGCGGCATGGCTACGCCGCACTGCTTCTCCCCAGGCTGGAGATCATGGTCGTCGTCCTGGCGATGCCGTGCGTCGCCCAAGCGGCGGCGGCGCTCATCAGGGGCGGGACCACGTGCGGCCTGGTGGTCGGGATCGTGCTCACCGCCGTCCTGACGTCGGTCCTGGTGGCCCTGCTGCTGTTCCTGTCTCTGGGCATCACCATGGGCAAGCTGCTGCAGTACAGGGAGGTGCACCATGAGGAGGGGCAGGAGGAGTACCACTGGTACCAGGATCTGGCCCGCCGCACGCTGGGCGCCGGCAAGCGCGGGCAGTGGACGTGGAAGGACCCGCGCCGCGCCGCCTGCCTGCCCAGGCTTGGCCCGCTCTTCGAGGACCTGCGCGGCCCGCCCAAGTACACGCGTGGCGGTGGAGGCGGCAAGCGCCGCGCCGAAGGCGGCGGACCAGAGCGGCGGGTCATCGCGTCGGAGGACGAGAACGAGGGGTCGAGGGCGCCCTTGGTGCAGCAGCTCCTCGGCGTGCTCCGCATCTACTTGACGCTGCTGGAGTCGGTGAAGCGCGTGGCGGTGGGCATCGTGGCCGGCGCGCACGCGTCGTCGGGGCGGTCGTCCCGCGCGCACGCCGTGGCGGTGCTGTCCGTCGCCTCGTTCCAGCTCCTGTTCATGCTGCTCGGGAAGCCCTTCGTCAAGAAGCGGGTGCAGCTGGTGGAGACCCTGTCGGTGGCCAGCGAGGTGGCCGTGTTCGCGGCGTGCCTGGCGCTCATCGACAGGACGGCATCGAGTGGCGGGTGGCTGCCCGACGGCGAGGCGCGCGGCGTGGGGCTGGCGATGCTGGGCGCCTTCGTGCTGGGGTTCGCGGCGCAGGTGTGCAACGAGTGGAACGCGCTGTACCGGCAGGCGCGGCTGCTGAGCGCCGACCGGAGCTCCTTCCTGGACGGCGCCAAGACAGCGGGCCTGGGCCTGCTCGTGCTGGTGCTGCCGTCGTCTGCGCTCGGCGACCACCGGGATCCGCCACCTCCCGACGGCGGTGGAGGAGCCGGGGAGAGCGTGTCAGCGTCGACGGCGGCCGACGGGGGCAGGGGCGGGAGCTCCAACAACGAGCGGTGGTGGCTTGGGCAGCTGTGGGAGATGGCGAAGGCTAGCTTCAGCAAGGAGAGTAATGCGTAA